The following are encoded together in the Cyanobacterium aponinum PCC 10605 genome:
- a CDS encoding McrB family protein, with protein sequence MEIFRSSYDVLKSEYDTLENQQETLALEIPRLQSERDRILQEIQTIETKAQQVDILRRELDELEAKFRIKRNDLGSLKRKIEYLETEKANLENEIKWREIEIQTKEGKIKELQKEIKTLKEDLEEIKNSVDYAFQALKIPVEVKAKQMRYFANESDFLNQFKDYLKAKGLTFSDRVINAFHTSLKVQDISALVILAGISGTGKSELPQAYGEFIGAPLVMLPVQPRWDSPQDLQGFFNYIEKKYKPTELMRYLYQHQKQDDLKNRMVLVLLDEMNLARVEYYFSDFLSKLESRRNKPTFLEIEAGSLKLLDEDKRVKIPDQFLFVGTMNEDETTQSLSDKVLDRANVLTFGKPPELRLRGVKQTVETPKEYLSWETFNNWCQQPQEGSSVLESVKEYVNRVNNIMEALGRPFAHRVYQAIAKYVVNYPNALQNDNIRKKAIADQFGQKLLPKLRGLMVEDRNVKPQLDELKKIIDELGDESLKQAFEVARNGQ encoded by the coding sequence TTGGAAATTTTTAGAAGTAGCTATGATGTGCTAAAAAGTGAATATGATACTTTAGAAAATCAACAGGAAACTTTAGCATTAGAAATTCCTCGTTTACAATCAGAAAGAGATAGAATTTTACAAGAAATTCAAACTATTGAAACAAAGGCTCAACAGGTTGATATATTAAGAAGAGAATTAGATGAATTAGAAGCAAAATTTAGAATTAAAAGGAATGATTTAGGTAGTTTAAAACGGAAAATAGAATATTTAGAAACAGAAAAAGCGAATTTAGAAAATGAAATTAAATGGAGAGAAATAGAGATACAAACAAAAGAAGGTAAAATTAAAGAGTTACAAAAAGAAATTAAGACATTAAAAGAAGATTTAGAGGAGATAAAAAATAGTGTTGACTATGCTTTTCAAGCCTTAAAGATTCCCGTAGAAGTAAAAGCAAAACAGATGAGATATTTTGCTAATGAGTCTGACTTTTTAAATCAATTTAAAGATTACTTAAAAGCAAAAGGCTTAACTTTTTCTGACAGAGTGATTAATGCTTTTCATACCTCTTTAAAGGTGCAAGATATTTCGGCTTTAGTAATTTTAGCAGGGATTAGTGGCACGGGAAAAAGTGAGTTACCCCAAGCCTATGGTGAATTTATTGGTGCGCCTTTGGTGATGTTACCTGTGCAACCCCGTTGGGATTCTCCCCAAGATTTACAAGGGTTTTTTAACTATATTGAAAAAAAATATAAACCTACTGAATTAATGCGTTATCTCTATCAACATCAAAAACAAGATGACTTAAAAAATCGCATGGTTTTAGTTTTGCTTGATGAGATGAATTTGGCAAGGGTTGAATATTATTTTAGCGACTTTTTATCCAAGTTAGAAAGCAGAAGAAATAAGCCGACTTTTTTAGAAATTGAGGCAGGTAGTTTAAAGTTATTAGACGAAGATAAAAGGGTAAAAATTCCCGATCAATTTTTATTTGTAGGTACAATGAATGAAGATGAAACCACTCAATCTTTATCGGATAAGGTGCTAGATAGGGCAAATGTATTAACTTTTGGCAAACCTCCCGAATTGAGGTTAAGGGGAGTTAAGCAGACGGTTGAGACTCCTAAAGAATACTTATCTTGGGAAACTTTTAACAATTGGTGTCAACAACCTCAGGAGGGTAGCAGTGTTTTAGAGAGTGTTAAGGAATATGTTAATCGGGTTAATAACATTATGGAGGCTTTGGGAAGACCTTTTGCCCACCGAGTTTATCAGGCGATCGCAAAGTATGTGGTAAACTATCCTAATGCTCTACAGAACGATAATATCAGAAAAAAAGCTATCGCAGATCAATTTGGACAAAAATTGTTACCAAAGTTAAGGGGATTGATGGTAGAGGATCGCAATGTTAAACCCCAGTTAGACGAGTTGAAAAAAATAATCGATGAATTGGGGGATGAGTCTTTAAAACAGGCTTTTGAGGTGGCACGAAATGGGCAATAG
- a CDS encoding DUF2357 domain-containing protein yields the protein MRYYSSIADYLDKKIHSFNSESIVTLKSKNRPFLKLADDEDLQHQYHFLMERGNGLYEIGFPLIQVADFETNNSLTQLIAIETKQGKVIKFYLEDEVLDETQLISDEDLAKALLKELGKKCDRTTAESISLFIGLFDSLTNHHQSKKTTPLNIEKSLDKLSQEDARLPLVLALNKRYELRHKLELIAPKLRSQLNRVAEMMSLGHIQEMDAYCLRDYVRRPGKDAIEKAGARQELMGIKRYQNYNTPENRFLKGFCDLLHLECQDYHDSYQEAKSLYIAIERFRQEPSVKTIPRTTVFTGKPNYVLQQNPIYRSFYQAYQDYLKRRTEKEKFWGFRQALLVDIVKILWLEAL from the coding sequence ATGCGTTATTATTCCAGTATTGCTGATTATTTAGACAAGAAAATTCACTCATTTAACTCAGAGTCTATTGTCACCTTAAAAAGTAAGAATCGCCCTTTTCTCAAATTAGCTGATGATGAAGATTTACAACATCAATATCATTTCTTAATGGAAAGAGGTAACGGGTTATATGAAATCGGATTTCCCTTGATACAAGTTGCTGATTTTGAGACTAATAATAGTTTAACTCAATTAATTGCGATCGAAACTAAGCAAGGAAAAGTGATTAAATTTTACCTTGAAGATGAGGTGTTAGACGAGACTCAATTAATCAGTGATGAGGATTTAGCTAAGGCATTATTAAAAGAGTTGGGGAAAAAATGCGATCGCACCACCGCAGAAAGCATCAGCCTTTTTATTGGTTTATTTGACAGTTTAACTAACCATCATCAAAGCAAAAAAACTACTCCTTTAAATATCGAAAAAAGTTTAGATAAATTAAGTCAAGAAGATGCCCGTTTACCCCTTGTTTTAGCACTTAATAAACGCTATGAATTAAGACATAAATTAGAATTAATTGCTCCTAAATTACGCTCTCAACTTAATCGTGTAGCAGAAATGATGTCTTTAGGACATATTCAAGAAATGGATGCCTATTGTTTAAGAGATTATGTGCGTCGCCCAGGAAAAGATGCGATCGAAAAAGCAGGAGCGAGACAAGAACTAATGGGCATTAAACGCTATCAAAACTATAATACCCCAGAAAATAGATTTTTGAAAGGATTTTGCGACTTATTACATTTAGAATGTCAAGACTATCACGATAGTTATCAAGAAGCTAAATCATTATACATAGCAATAGAGCGTTTTCGTCAAGAGCCAAGTGTCAAAACAATTCCTCGTACAACAGTATTTACAGGAAAACCCAACTATGTTTTACAACAAAATCCCATTTATCGAAGTTTTTATCAAGCCTATCAAGACTACTTAAAAAGACGCACAGAGAAAGAAAAATTTTGGGGATTTCGTCAAGCCTTATTAGTGGATATTGTCAAAATTTTATGGTTAGAAGCCTTGTGA
- a CDS encoding DEAD/DEAH box helicase family protein, which produces MNLPLEIINQITEKHISFINTRNQLNLPPYQGNFPFRVKQKEAIELGLSNFPLVIIVGNPASGKTEIAKAILDTAIKNHNSTLIISLHQSSLNQYQNLSLKPLQINQEIEYYETVKNWLKSKIQNPEINFTPPYLLPDTLFDNLEINIQKLSELITETNQEKLRKRIKQKFPQISDSRCMLLMAKIKKFSHLLIQREYLKQNYQNLADNDLEELTQLTINTVSFPHTCLISDIDLMPDKIFDIVIIENSHLLTQNVIEIIAKNSQKLILLGELDTDRDNFLKRLFYDLSPAYRLEIKENHRLTIDLARKIFPLFYNDYPYTPVSHSLNIPRKTGNLPVLVEKNYLIWHDIVNFQQMIIVLKQYLLENKDYQILTFSQKTSTLIQQLLDSNLNNQIIKSISNWYGEETENLLIVVDKNNQDNPTLTELKLALTRAKYSITILGDKTYYENSNLNILLQDNTITIKRDLALKSATI; this is translated from the coding sequence ATGAATTTACCCTTAGAGATAATCAATCAAATAACGGAAAAACACATAAGTTTTATTAACACAAGAAATCAATTAAACCTACCTCCTTATCAAGGTAACTTCCCCTTTCGAGTGAAACAAAAAGAAGCCATTGAATTAGGATTATCGAATTTTCCTCTAGTCATAATTGTGGGAAATCCAGCCAGTGGAAAAACAGAAATAGCCAAAGCTATTCTTGATACTGCCATAAAAAATCACAACTCAACCTTAATTATTTCTCTTCATCAAAGTAGTTTAAATCAATATCAAAATCTTAGCCTCAAACCATTACAGATAAATCAGGAAATAGAATATTATGAAACAGTCAAAAACTGGTTAAAATCAAAAATACAAAATCCAGAAATAAACTTCACTCCTCCTTATCTTTTACCCGATACTCTTTTTGATAATTTAGAAATTAACATCCAAAAATTGTCAGAGTTAATCACAGAAACCAATCAAGAGAAATTGAGAAAAAGGATTAAGCAAAAATTTCCGCAAATCTCCGATAGTCGATGTATGTTATTAATGGCAAAAATCAAAAAGTTTTCTCACCTCTTAATTCAAAGAGAATATCTCAAACAAAACTATCAAAATCTTGCCGATAACGACTTAGAAGAATTAACCCAATTAACTATCAATACTGTAAGTTTTCCTCATACCTGTTTAATCAGTGATATTGATTTAATGCCAGACAAAATTTTTGATATAGTCATTATTGAAAATAGTCATTTATTGACTCAAAATGTCATTGAAATAATAGCAAAGAATAGTCAAAAATTAATTTTATTGGGAGAATTAGACACAGATAGGGATAATTTTTTAAAAAGACTATTTTATGATTTATCTCCTGCTTATCGTCTGGAAATAAAAGAAAACCATCGCTTAACTATTGACTTAGCCAGAAAAATTTTTCCCTTGTTTTACAATGACTATCCTTATACCCCCGTTTCCCATTCATTAAACATTCCCAGAAAGACAGGCAATCTGCCAGTGTTAGTAGAAAAAAACTATTTAATCTGGCATGATATTGTCAATTTTCAACAAATGATTATCGTCTTAAAACAATATCTACTAGAAAATAAAGATTATCAAATACTAACCTTTTCGCAAAAAACATCTACTCTCATTCAACAACTATTAGACTCTAATTTAAATAATCAAATAATCAAATCTATCTCTAACTGGTATGGGGAGGAAACAGAAAATTTACTAATCGTCGTTGATAAAAATAACCAAGATAATCCTACCTTAACAGAATTAAAACTAGCCTTAACTAGGGCAAAATATTCCATCACTATTTTAGGAGATAAAACCTACTATGAAAATTCAAACTTAAACATCTTATTGCAAGATAATACCATAACTATTAAACGAGATCTAGCCTTAAAATCAGCAACTATTTAA
- a CDS encoding phospholipase D-like domain-containing protein: MGFHSGNFHLKTYISEKSAYLGSCNLTGGSLSRNIETGILFSHSPEYQCLINYFNYLWENKSKAQFLPKMGEFQIQNLTPKNISIGFDNCFLNSYQYEEDLTLSLQQFKQNPHGKIIIYTRNFQPNGIQANLLNSLSCEIYYGNFNASDLPAKKLPFLHGKVVIIGNQVAYISSQDFAFTHSHYGFHDLTYKITNLKLIETIKQQLHHLY; encoded by the coding sequence ATAGGTTTTCATAGTGGTAATTTTCACCTTAAAACTTATATTAGCGAAAAATCTGCTTATTTAGGTTCATGTAATTTAACGGGAGGTAGTTTAAGCAGAAATATTGAGACAGGAATCTTGTTTTCTCATTCCCCTGAATATCAATGCTTAATTAATTATTTTAACTACCTTTGGGAAAATAAAAGTAAGGCACAATTTTTGCCTAAGATGGGAGAATTTCAAATACAAAACTTAACACCTAAAAATATTAGTATTGGTTTCGATAATTGTTTTCTTAACTCCTATCAATATGAAGAAGATTTAACTCTTAGTTTGCAACAATTTAAGCAAAATCCTCACGGTAAAATTATTATCTACACTCGCAATTTTCAACCCAATGGCATACAAGCTAATTTGTTAAACAGTCTATCTTGTGAAATTTATTATGGCAATTTTAATGCTAGTGATTTACCTGCGAAAAAACTTCCTTTTCTTCATGGTAAGGTTGTGATTATTGGCAATCAAGTTGCCTATATTAGTAGTCAAGATTTCGCTTTTACTCATTCTCATTATGGTTTTCATGATTTAACCTATAAAATTACTAATTTGAAACTAATAGAAACTATTAAACAACAATTACATCATTTATACTAA
- the psbQ gene encoding photosystem II protein PsbQ yields MKNLFRPLLCLILVFTTTLLVSCGSPTKAKIPTVYTPEKIAQLEEYRTPIAEARAQMSTLQELINAENWVDTRTFIHGPLGELRQNMAIVARKLLPKDQKPAQQIARDLFGHFERIDAAAKDRNSVSAKNEFSEAIKDFDAYLNLVPSNS; encoded by the coding sequence ATGAAAAATTTATTTCGTCCTCTCTTGTGTTTAATTTTAGTCTTTACAACAACATTATTAGTTAGCTGTGGTTCACCTACCAAAGCGAAAATACCCACCGTTTACACTCCAGAAAAAATCGCTCAATTAGAAGAATATCGCACTCCTATTGCCGAAGCAAGAGCGCAAATGTCCACTCTCCAAGAGCTAATTAACGCAGAAAACTGGGTTGATACCAGAACCTTTATCCATGGTCCTTTAGGAGAATTACGTCAAAACATGGCAATTGTAGCACGTAAATTGTTGCCTAAAGATCAAAAACCTGCCCAACAAATTGCCAGAGACTTATTCGGACATTTTGAAAGAATTGATGCGGCGGCTAAAGACAGAAATAGCGTTAGTGCTAAAAATGAGTTTTCAGAAGCCATCAAAGATTTTGACGCTTACTTAAACTTAGTTCCTAGCAACAGTTAA
- the glmU gene encoding bifunctional UDP-N-acetylglucosamine diphosphorylase/glucosamine-1-phosphate N-acetyltransferase GlmU encodes MLAVAILAAGKGTRMKSQLPKVLHKLGSKSLVERALNSCDLIKPDRSLVIIGYQGEKVKSALNHLSGVEFVEQTEQLGTGHAIQQLMPPLDDFEGDLLVLNGDVPLLRSQTIEELVKTHQENKNDATLLTANMPNPKGYGRVFCDSNNIVTQIVEDRDCNRAQKQNNRINAGVYCFNWQKLKAVLPKLSTNNDQKEYYLTEVFDYLHRVMALDVDDHLEISGINDRCQLAVAYDILQARIKEAWMMAGVTMIDPDSITIEESAQLGIDVIIEPQTHIRGNTIIGNGCHIGPACLVENSQLGKNVRALYSVISDSQVANDTKIGPFAHLRGGVVLGESCRVGNFVEIKKSNIGHKTNIAHLSYIGDATLGNQVNIGAGTITANYDGVNKHPTIIGDRTKTGSNSVFVAPVNIGEDVTIAAGSVITHDVPDDSLAIAREKQKVIKGWRKKN; translated from the coding sequence ATGTTAGCAGTTGCAATCCTCGCCGCAGGAAAAGGAACGAGAATGAAGTCTCAACTTCCTAAAGTATTACATAAGTTGGGAAGCAAAAGTTTAGTAGAAAGGGCATTAAATAGTTGTGATTTAATCAAACCCGATCGCAGTTTAGTTATCATTGGTTATCAGGGAGAAAAAGTCAAATCTGCCCTTAATCACTTGTCTGGAGTCGAATTTGTAGAACAAACGGAGCAATTAGGCACAGGACACGCCATTCAGCAGTTAATGCCTCCTTTAGACGATTTTGAGGGAGATTTATTGGTTTTAAATGGAGATGTACCCCTATTGCGATCGCAAACTATCGAAGAATTAGTCAAAACTCATCAGGAAAACAAAAATGATGCCACTCTCCTAACGGCAAATATGCCCAATCCCAAAGGCTACGGAAGAGTATTTTGCGACAGTAATAATATTGTTACTCAAATCGTAGAAGATAGAGATTGTAATAGAGCCCAAAAACAAAATAATCGCATCAATGCCGGGGTTTACTGTTTCAATTGGCAAAAATTAAAAGCAGTTTTACCCAAATTAAGCACTAATAACGATCAAAAAGAATATTACCTCACAGAAGTATTTGACTATCTCCATCGAGTCATGGCTTTAGATGTAGATGATCATTTAGAAATAAGTGGCATTAATGATCGTTGTCAGTTAGCGGTTGCTTACGACATATTACAAGCCAGAATCAAAGAAGCATGGATGATGGCAGGAGTGACAATGATAGATCCCGATAGCATCACCATTGAAGAATCTGCCCAACTAGGCATAGACGTCATTATAGAGCCTCAGACTCATATTAGAGGAAATACAATTATCGGCAACGGTTGTCATATTGGTCCTGCCTGTCTCGTCGAAAATAGTCAACTAGGAAAAAACGTAAGAGCATTATACTCAGTCATCAGTGATTCTCAAGTAGCAAATGATACAAAAATAGGACCATTTGCCCACTTACGGGGAGGAGTTGTATTAGGTGAAAGTTGTCGAGTCGGTAATTTCGTAGAAATCAAAAAAAGTAATATTGGACATAAAACAAATATTGCTCATTTATCCTACATCGGAGATGCTACCCTCGGTAATCAAGTTAATATCGGTGCTGGTACAATTACCGCTAATTATGATGGAGTTAACAAACATCCTACTATTATCGGCGATCGCACCAAAACTGGTTCAAATAGTGTATTTGTCGCGCCTGTTAATATCGGCGAAGATGTAACCATTGCGGCAGGTTCAGTTATTACTCACGATGTACCCGATGACAGTCTCGCTATTGCCAGAGAAAAACAAAAAGTAATTAAGGGATGGCGGAAAAAGAATTAG
- a CDS encoding MBL fold metallo-hydrolase gives MLFRQLFDQSTWTYTYLIADEDSKEAVLVDPVLEQVDRDFQLIKELGLNLIFCLETHVHADHITGTGKLKELAHCIGIVPEKANVSCADRHILDGEVLKVGKIEIKAIASPGHTDCHFAYLVNGTHLLTGDALFIRGCGRTDFQSGNAEDLYESITEKFFTLPDNTFVYPGHDYRGQTVSTIKEEKQFNPRIAHKDKVEFVEIMNNLNLPNPTKIMEAIPANQQCGNIPSLV, from the coding sequence ATGTTATTTCGTCAATTATTTGATCAGAGTACTTGGACTTATACTTATTTAATTGCTGATGAAGATAGCAAAGAAGCGGTTTTAGTTGATCCTGTGTTAGAACAAGTTGATCGTGATTTTCAGTTAATCAAAGAATTGGGGTTAAATTTAATTTTCTGCCTAGAAACCCATGTTCATGCGGATCATATTACGGGTACTGGTAAATTGAAAGAATTAGCTCATTGTATTGGCATCGTACCAGAAAAAGCGAATGTAAGTTGTGCGGATCGACACATTCTCGATGGAGAAGTCCTTAAGGTAGGCAAAATTGAAATAAAGGCGATCGCATCTCCCGGACATACAGACTGTCATTTTGCGTATTTAGTAAATGGAACTCATCTTTTAACAGGGGATGCTTTATTTATCAGAGGTTGTGGTAGAACCGATTTTCAGAGTGGAAATGCAGAAGATTTGTATGAGTCTATTACGGAAAAATTCTTTACTTTACCAGATAATACCTTCGTTTATCCCGGTCATGATTATCGGGGGCAAACAGTATCAACTATCAAAGAAGAAAAACAGTTTAATCCTCGGATTGCTCATAAAGATAAAGTAGAATTTGTCGAGATTATGAATAATCTAAATTTACCAAATCCGACTAAAATCATGGAAGCTATTCCCGCAAATCAACAATGTGGAAATATTCCTAGTTTAGTTTAA
- a CDS encoding rhodanese-like domain-containing protein: MVCIPVKNEKIILISPLQLYAKLSQESVTLVDVRELSEYNQGHITGAVLKPTSLLTTQELHNLAQQDNLIIYCRSGKRSSDVAQKLIAMGKNFVFDLEGGILGWQSHHLPVEL, from the coding sequence ATGGTCTGTATTCCTGTGAAAAATGAAAAAATCATTTTGATTTCGCCTCTACAATTATACGCTAAGTTAAGTCAAGAGTCCGTTACTTTAGTTGATGTTCGGGAATTATCAGAATATAATCAGGGGCATATTACTGGAGCGGTACTCAAGCCTACTTCCTTATTAACTACCCAAGAGTTACATAATCTTGCTCAACAGGATAATTTAATCATTTATTGTCGTTCTGGAAAACGCTCTAGTGATGTGGCACAAAAACTAATTGCTATGGGGAAAAATTTCGTTTTTGATTTAGAAGGAGGTATTTTGGGGTGGCAATCTCATCATCTTCCCGTTGAGTTGTAA
- a CDS encoding sulfite exporter TauE/SafE family protein, producing MRYTIALFLAVLVGLSLGLIGGGGSILAVPILKYVVGVTAKEAIAMSLFIVGIVSIVGLIPHWQQKNVNLPVALGFIPPAMIGAFLGSKITTLSFITDTIQLVSFAIIMLLASILMIKKSSKKNKDKKEENSEKITSKNKIYQKIILTTFQGFGVGVLTGFVGVGGGFLIIPCLVLVGGIPMKEAVGTSLLIIATNSASAFLGYLNQVELNWFVMITFSLFASLGIIIGAKLSQTIEAKSLQKAFGYFVLVVAVFILIVR from the coding sequence ATGCGTTATACAATCGCCTTATTTTTAGCAGTTTTAGTGGGTCTAAGTCTCGGTTTAATTGGTGGCGGTGGCTCAATTTTAGCTGTGCCTATTCTTAAATATGTAGTGGGTGTGACAGCCAAAGAAGCGATCGCCATGAGTCTATTTATAGTTGGAATAGTGAGCATAGTTGGTTTAATACCCCATTGGCAACAAAAAAATGTTAATTTACCCGTTGCACTTGGTTTTATTCCTCCTGCCATGATAGGGGCTTTTTTAGGATCAAAAATAACAACTTTATCGTTTATTACTGATACAATTCAACTGGTTAGCTTTGCAATAATTATGTTACTAGCCAGTATTTTAATGATTAAAAAAAGCAGTAAAAAAAACAAAGATAAGAAAGAAGAAAATTCAGAAAAAATTACTTCTAAAAATAAAATTTACCAAAAAATAATTCTCACAACTTTTCAAGGATTTGGCGTTGGTGTTTTAACAGGATTTGTTGGAGTAGGAGGAGGATTTTTAATCATTCCCTGTTTAGTATTAGTGGGAGGAATACCCATGAAAGAAGCAGTGGGAACTTCTCTCTTAATTATTGCTACTAATTCAGCCAGTGCTTTTTTAGGCTACTTAAATCAGGTAGAGTTAAACTGGTTTGTGATGATAACTTTTAGCTTATTTGCTAGTTTAGGTATTATTATCGGAGCAAAATTAAGTCAAACAATAGAGGCAAAATCTTTACAAAAAGCCTTCGGTTATTTTGTCTTAGTAGTTGCAGTTTTTATCTTAATTGTAAGATAA
- a CDS encoding sensor histidine kinase, with translation MFQATRRRLAIWYTTITAILLIIFATGIYGYVYKTLLDRIDDTLKHVIEIVEPSLVIEEIAAAEGKYRVNLDKSFYQHPHATNQVEDDHIDLEWFSPNGELLWETLEKPLPIPLSFHSGGKTIRISDDYLLRQITKRIEKGRYVLGYLRVSHPLFDVVKPIQQLIVDLSLGIILLIISVGAIGWFLSGIAIQPVKDSYQSLKQFTADASHELRNPLATIKTNIQSLLSYPDIDINTQQKQLKILDRLTERLNNLVNDLLFLARNDSGIVNYNFGEIPLDGLLLEVIEEQKIIAHNQNIDLLFDILDSDINWQELNNEPYTIIGDWTQLNRLFTNLISNGIIHGKGDKHLSEKLVIKVLLSSYKKHHKIYYQVEVKDNGVGIKESMLSHLFERFYRGDSARSNNSFGNSSTGLGLAIALAIVENHQGKIKVESKENEGCNFIVTIPSLIN, from the coding sequence TTGTTTCAAGCCACTCGTCGTCGTTTAGCTATTTGGTACACAACTATTACCGCAATCCTGTTAATTATTTTTGCCACAGGTATTTATGGATATGTTTATAAAACTTTGTTAGATCGTATTGATGATACATTAAAACACGTTATTGAAATAGTTGAACCATCTTTAGTAATAGAAGAAATAGCAGCTGCGGAGGGAAAGTATCGAGTTAATTTAGACAAAAGTTTTTATCAACATCCTCATGCTACGAATCAAGTAGAAGATGATCATATTGACTTAGAATGGTTTAGTCCCAATGGTGAGCTATTATGGGAAACTTTGGAAAAACCTTTGCCAATTCCTCTTTCTTTTCACTCTGGGGGAAAAACTATCCGCATTTCTGATGATTATTTACTGCGTCAAATTACGAAAAGGATTGAAAAAGGGCGTTATGTTTTAGGATATTTGCGAGTAAGTCACCCTTTATTTGATGTGGTTAAACCTATTCAACAATTAATAGTTGATTTAAGTTTGGGCATTATATTACTAATTATTAGTGTCGGTGCTATTGGTTGGTTTTTGTCAGGTATTGCGATTCAACCAGTCAAAGATTCTTATCAAAGTTTAAAACAATTTACGGCGGATGCTTCTCACGAATTGCGCAATCCTTTAGCGACTATTAAAACGAATATTCAAAGTTTATTATCCTATCCAGATATAGATATTAATACTCAACAAAAACAGTTAAAAATTTTAGATAGATTAACAGAAAGATTAAATAATTTAGTCAATGACTTATTATTTTTAGCTCGTAATGATAGTGGTATTGTTAATTATAATTTTGGGGAAATACCTTTAGATGGTTTATTATTAGAAGTAATTGAAGAACAGAAAATTATAGCCCATAATCAGAATATAGACTTACTTTTTGACATTTTAGATAGTGATATAAACTGGCAAGAATTAAATAATGAACCTTATACTATTATTGGTGATTGGACTCAATTAAATCGTTTATTTACTAACTTAATTAGTAACGGCATAATTCACGGTAAAGGAGATAAACATTTATCAGAAAAATTAGTTATTAAAGTACTATTAAGCAGTTATAAAAAACATCACAAAATTTATTATCAAGTAGAAGTGAAAGATAATGGTGTTGGCATAAAAGAATCTATGTTATCCCATTTATTTGAGCGATTTTATCGAGGAGATTCTGCCCGTAGCAATAATAGTTTTGGTAATTCTAGCACAGGATTAGGACTTGCGATCGCACTTGCTATTGTTGAAAATCATCAAGGCAAAATCAAGGTAGAAAGCAAAGAAAATGAAGGCTGTAATTTTATAGTAACTATTCCTTCTTTAATCAACTGA
- a CDS encoding DUF1823 family protein, which produces MLENLPPLTNETIWDILGEKIDDETVNKLVWYHLGYRYNHESQTWDNSKVEDSWKKEYPIPPDFIANRPPNVKLTRSIPKEKKQLLKEKLGFKGYKIGEFTPRHTRRATMANWLLSLT; this is translated from the coding sequence ATGCTAGAGAATTTACCACCTTTAACAAATGAGACTATTTGGGATATTTTAGGAGAAAAAATAGACGATGAAACAGTAAATAAATTAGTGTGGTATCATCTTGGTTATCGCTATAATCATGAATCGCAAACATGGGATAATTCAAAAGTAGAAGATAGTTGGAAAAAAGAATATCCTATTCCCCCCGATTTTATTGCCAATCGCCCACCCAATGTTAAATTAACTAGGTCAATTCCAAAGGAAAAAAAGCAATTATTAAAAGAAAAATTAGGTTTTAAAGGTTATAAAATTGGCGAATTTACCCCTAGACATACCCGTCGTGCAACAATGGCAAATTGGCTTTTATCCCTCACTTGA
- a CDS encoding histidine triad nucleotide-binding protein — protein sequence MAETIFSKIIRKEIPANIVYEDDLCLAFKDINPQAPTHILVIPKKPIVCIDDAQSEDQNLLGHLLLTVKKVAAEANLSNGYRVVINNGNDGGQTVDHLHLHILGDRAMQWPPG from the coding sequence ATGGCAGAGACAATTTTTAGTAAAATAATTCGGAAAGAAATACCAGCAAATATAGTTTATGAAGATGATTTATGTCTAGCTTTTAAAGATATTAATCCTCAAGCACCAACTCATATTTTGGTGATTCCGAAAAAACCCATTGTTTGTATTGATGATGCTCAATCAGAGGATCAAAATTTATTAGGACATTTATTATTAACGGTGAAAAAAGTTGCCGCAGAAGCTAATTTAAGCAATGGTTATCGAGTAGTAATTAACAATGGTAATGATGGTGGTCAAACAGTGGATCATTTACATTTACATATTTTAGGCGATCGCGCTATGCAATGGCCACCCGGATGA